In Procambarus clarkii isolate CNS0578487 chromosome 50, FALCON_Pclarkii_2.0, whole genome shotgun sequence, one genomic interval encodes:
- the LOC138351652 gene encoding uncharacterized protein: MRKLTRQVQQLVVDKKKACSRWSISHSHQPKVIHTILFILILPPLFISWSSLQWSSHGNSQTSESSHGNSQTSESSHGNSQTSESSHGNSQTSESYHGNSQTSESSHGNSQTSESSHGNSQTSESSHGNSQTSESSHGNSRQVRALMATPRQVRVLTATPRQVRVLMATPRQVRVLMATPRQVRVLMATPRQVRVLMATPRQVRVLMATPRQVRALTATPRQGRVLTATPRQVRVLTATPRQVRALTATPRQVRVLTATPRQVRVLMATPRQKRPQTETPPNRDAPTETPLTGTPPNRDAPIETSLTETPPNRDAPTDTPNRGRPLTETPPTETTPNKDAPNKDTPNRDAP, encoded by the exons ATGCGGAAGCTGACTCGTCAAGTTCAACAGCTGGTTGTAGATAAAAAAAAAGCTTGCTCACGGTGGTCCATATCCCACTCCCACCAACCCAAGGTTATCCATACTATCCTCTTCATCCTAATCCTGCCTCCACTCTTTATCAGTTGG AGTAGTTTACAGTGGAGTTCTCATGGCAACTCCCAGACAAGTGAGAGTTCTCATGGCAACTCCCAGACAAGTGAGAGCTCTCATGGCAACTCCCAGACAAGTGAGAGCTCTCATGGCAACTCCCAGACAAGTGAGAGTTATCATGGCAACTCCCAGACAAGTGAGAGCTCTCATGGCAACTCCCAGACAAGTGAGAGTTCTCATGGCAACTCTCAGACAAGTGAGAGCTCTCATGGCAACTCCCAGACAAGTGAGAGCTCTCATGGCAACTCCAGACAAGTGAGAGCTCTCATGGCAACTCCCAGACAAGTGAGAGTTCTCACGGCAACTCCCAGACAAGTGAGAGTTCTCATGGCAACTCCCAGACAAGTGAGAGTTCTCATGGCAACTCCCAGACAAGTGAGAGTTCTCATGGCAACTCCCAGACAAGTGAGGGTTCTCATGGCAACTCCCAGACAAGTGAGAGTTCTCATGGCAACTCCCAGACAAGTGAGAGCTCTCACGGCAACTCCCAGACAAGGTAGAGTTCTCACGGCAACTCCCAGACAAGTGAGAGTTCTCACGGCAACTCCCAGACAAGTGAGAGCTCTCACGGCAACTCCCAGACAAGTGAGAGTTCTCACGGCAACTCCCAGACAAGTGAGAGTTCTCATGGCAACTCCCAGACAA AAACGCCCCCAAACAGAGACGCCCCCTAACAGAGACGCCCCAACAGAGACACCCCTAACAGGGACGCCCCCTAACAGAGACGCCCCAATAGAGACATCCCTAACAGAGACGCCCCCTAACAGAGACGCCCCAACAGACACCCCTAACAGGGGACGCCCCCTAACAGAGACGCCCCCAACAGAGACGACCCCTAACAAAGACGCCCCTAACAAAGACACCCCTAACAGAGACGCCCCCTAA